One Amphiprion ocellaris isolate individual 3 ecotype Okinawa chromosome 5, ASM2253959v1, whole genome shotgun sequence genomic region harbors:
- the hrh1 gene encoding histamine H1 receptor, whose product MMESGLPPSTDPLHIDSNNYVNDSNNSWSSLPDGDSLRNNQTLTLSDHIHNALLGVFLGLLSLLTIIMNLLVLYAVKKEKSLHTVGNLYIVSLSVADLIVGSTVMPLNLVYLLEDEWKLGRAVCQFWLIMDYVASTASIFSLFILCLDRYRSVRQPLKYLKYRTRGKASVMICGAWLLSMMWIIPILGWRSFTHVDLKPEEENKCDTDFRFVTWFKVITAVFNFYVPLILMLWFYTHIYFAVRQHLRDRERIIHPTDSFAENENGRNAQSPEKNDSKSPKRESEVPMKLSKKHRLLDQNTLDQTYSLEEAEKTKTAASRAHRKIGVKCQQTSLLTMTTKRLRRARKDKSCSLSPEERQPDTENPLNQPSVPQDAVCSGPNNENKLQASLNECHITVPNSVSRVCDISQVTEVQRYTSVLYNNYDPSQALPWSEEGVEDATLDPDNAVTLRQAWQRFIDQSRQRIRSLRIHKEHKAAKQLGFIIAVFLLCWIPYFIAFMVMAFCRECVHHDLHMFTIWLGYMNSTLNPFIYPLCNGNFKRVFKNILKIRL is encoded by the coding sequence ATGATGGAATCTGGTCTGCCACCTTCCACAGACCCTCTACACATCGACAGCAACAACTACGTCAACGACAGCAACAACAGCTGGAGCAGCCTCCCTGATGGTGACTCACTAAGGAACAATCAGACCCTGACCCTTAGCGACCACATCCACAACGCCCTGCTGGGGGTCTTTCTGGGACTCCTTTCACTCCTAACCATCATAATGAACCTTCTCGTACTTTATGCCgtgaagaaagagaagagcCTCCACACTGTGGGGAACCTCTACATTGTCAGCCTGTCGGTGGCAGATCTGATTGTAGGGTCCACAGTTATGCCTTTGAACTTGGTGTATTTGTTGGAGGATGAATGGAAGCTTGGACGGGCTGTCTGCCAGTTCTGGCTGATAATGGACTATGTGGCAAGCACAGCCTCAATTTTTAGCTTGTTTATACTGTGTTTGGATCGTTACCGCTCCGTCAGACAGCCGCTTAAATACCTGAAATATCGAACACGGGGAAAAGCTAGTGTGATGATTTGTGGAGCCTGGCTGCTGTCGATGATGTGGATTATTCCTATTTTGGGATGGAGATCTTTCACACATGTAGACCTTAAACCTGAGGAGGAGAATAAGTGTGACACAGACTTTCGTTTTGTCACTTGGTTTAAGGTTATTACAGCAGTTTTCAACTTCTACGTGCCCTTGATTTtgatgctgtggttttacaCACATATCTACTTTGCAGTACGGCAACATCTaagggacagagagagaatcATTCATCCAACAGATTCATTTGCGGAAAATGAGAACGGACGAAATGCTCAAAGCCCTGagaaaaatgactccaaatcaCCAAAGAGGGAAAGTGAAGTTCCAATGAAACTATCTAAAAAACATCGACTGCTGGACCAGAACACCTTAGATCAGACATATTCCCTTGAAGAAGCTGAGAAAACCAAAACTGCTGCGTCGAGAGCTCACCGAAAAATTGGTGTTAAGTGCCAACAGACATCATTGCTTACGATGACAACAAAACGACTCAGGAGGGCACGAAAGGATAAAAGCTGCTCCTTGTCACCTGAGGAGAGGCAGCCAGACACTGAAAATCCCTTGAATCAACCATCGGTGCCACAGGATGCAGTTTGCTCAGGGccaaacaatgagaacaaactTCAAGCATCTTTAAATGAATGTCACATCACAGTGCCAAACTCGGTGAGCAGAGTCTGTGACATCAGTCAGGTAACAGAAGTGCAGAGATACACATCTGTGCTCTACAACAACTATGACCCCAGTCAAGCGCTACCCTGGTCTGAGGAAGGCGTTGAAGACGCCACATTAGATCCAGATAACGCAGTGACTCTGAGACAGGCGTGGCAAAGGTTTATTGACCAATCACGCCAGCGTATCCGAAGTCTGAGGATCCACAAAGAGCACAAAGCAGCCAAACAGTTAGGCTTCATAATCGCCGTTTTCTTGTTGTGTTGGATTCCGTACTTTATAGCTTTCATGGTCATGGCATTCTGCAGAGAGTGTGTGCACCATGATCTCCACATGTTCACCATCTGGCTAGGTTACATGAATTCCACTCTCAACCCTTTCATATACCCACTCTGTAACGGAAACTTTAAACGGGTCTTTAAAAATATTCTCAAGATTCGTCTGTGA